A genome region from Vulpes lagopus strain Blue_001 chromosome 7, ASM1834538v1, whole genome shotgun sequence includes the following:
- the RPS6 gene encoding 40S ribosomal protein S6 isoform X1, giving the protein MRRGLSGSRVSFSWRLRGGRPLQDEGRKWWKLLKWAGGTWIGPPRTLLCRSARSPKPQLNISFPATGCQKLIEVDDERKLRTFYEKRMATEVAADALGEEWKGYVVRISGGNDKQGFPMKQGVLTHGRVRLLLSKGHSCYRPRRTGERKRKSVRGCIVDANLSVLNLVIVKKGEKDIPGLTDTTVPRRLGPKRASRIRKLFNLSKEDDVRQYVVRKPLNKEGKKPRTKAPKIQRLVTPRVLQHKRRRIALKKQRTKKNKEEAAEYAKLLAKRMKEAKEKRQEQIAKRRRLSSLRASTSKSESSQK; this is encoded by the exons ATGAGACGAGGGCTAAGCGGAAGTCGGGTCTCTTTTTCGTGGCGCCTCCGAGGCGGTAGGCCGCTTCAGGATGAAGGTAGGAAGTGGTGGAAGCTTTTGAAATGGGCTGGGGGAACATGGATCGGGCCCCCCAGAACACTGCTTTGCCGCAGCGCTCGTTCTCCAAAGCCCCAG CTGAACATCTCTTTCCCAGCTACTGGCTGCCAGAAACTCATTGAAGTGGATGATGAGCGCAAACTGCGTACCTTTTATGAGAAGCGTATGGCCACAGAAGTTGCTGCCGATGCTCTGGGCGAGGAATGGAAG GGTTACGTGGTGCGAATCAGTGGTGGCAATGACAAACAAGGCTTCCCCATGAAGCAGGGTGTCTTGACCCACGGCCGCGTCCGCCTGCTGCTAAGTAAGGGGCATTCCTGCTACCGACCCAGGAGGACTGGAGAGAGGAAGCGCAAATCTGTTCGGGGTTGCATTGTGGATGCCAATCTCAGTGTTCTCAATTTGGTTATTGTGAAAAAAG GGGAGAAGGATATTCCTGGACTCACGGATACTACTGTGCCTCGTCGCCTGGGGCCCAAAAGAGCCAGCAGAATCAGAAAGCTTTTTAATCTGTCAAAAGAAGACGATGTCCGCCAGTATGTTGTTAGAAAGCCCCTAAACAAAGAAG GTAAGAAACCTAGAACCAAAGCACCCAAGATTCAGCGTCTTGTTACTCCACGTGTCCTCCAACACAAACGTCGGCGTATTGCTTTGAAGAAACAGCgtactaagaaaaataaggaagaggctGCAGAATATGCTAAACTTTTGGCCAAGAGAATGAAG gagGCCAAAGAAAAACGCCAGGAACAGATTGCCAAGAGACGGAGGCTGTCCTCTCTGAGAGCTTCTACCTCTAAGTCTGAGTCCAgtcaaaaatga
- the RPS6 gene encoding 40S ribosomal protein S6 isoform X2, whose protein sequence is MKLNISFPATGCQKLIEVDDERKLRTFYEKRMATEVAADALGEEWKGYVVRISGGNDKQGFPMKQGVLTHGRVRLLLSKGHSCYRPRRTGERKRKSVRGCIVDANLSVLNLVIVKKGEKDIPGLTDTTVPRRLGPKRASRIRKLFNLSKEDDVRQYVVRKPLNKEGKKPRTKAPKIQRLVTPRVLQHKRRRIALKKQRTKKNKEEAAEYAKLLAKRMKEAKEKRQEQIAKRRRLSSLRASTSKSESSQK, encoded by the exons ATGAAG CTGAACATCTCTTTCCCAGCTACTGGCTGCCAGAAACTCATTGAAGTGGATGATGAGCGCAAACTGCGTACCTTTTATGAGAAGCGTATGGCCACAGAAGTTGCTGCCGATGCTCTGGGCGAGGAATGGAAG GGTTACGTGGTGCGAATCAGTGGTGGCAATGACAAACAAGGCTTCCCCATGAAGCAGGGTGTCTTGACCCACGGCCGCGTCCGCCTGCTGCTAAGTAAGGGGCATTCCTGCTACCGACCCAGGAGGACTGGAGAGAGGAAGCGCAAATCTGTTCGGGGTTGCATTGTGGATGCCAATCTCAGTGTTCTCAATTTGGTTATTGTGAAAAAAG GGGAGAAGGATATTCCTGGACTCACGGATACTACTGTGCCTCGTCGCCTGGGGCCCAAAAGAGCCAGCAGAATCAGAAAGCTTTTTAATCTGTCAAAAGAAGACGATGTCCGCCAGTATGTTGTTAGAAAGCCCCTAAACAAAGAAG GTAAGAAACCTAGAACCAAAGCACCCAAGATTCAGCGTCTTGTTACTCCACGTGTCCTCCAACACAAACGTCGGCGTATTGCTTTGAAGAAACAGCgtactaagaaaaataaggaagaggctGCAGAATATGCTAAACTTTTGGCCAAGAGAATGAAG gagGCCAAAGAAAAACGCCAGGAACAGATTGCCAAGAGACGGAGGCTGTCCTCTCTGAGAGCTTCTACCTCTAAGTCTGAGTCCAgtcaaaaatga